A stretch of the Capsicum annuum cultivar UCD-10X-F1 chromosome 10, UCD10Xv1.1, whole genome shotgun sequence genome encodes the following:
- the LOC107844881 gene encoding non-specific lipid-transfer protein B, whose translation MKVEKMENVTILLVIFMVQFMVQPGKAIINCGEVEHALAPCISYLTQDVQPYPACCNGVRKLKGMALTATDQRSLCICLRNAAKRYSNIKEDAIQTLPYKCGIKLDFPISSTFNCQCIS comes from the exons ATGAAAGTAGAGAAAATGGAAAATGTTACAATATTGTTGGTGATATTCATGGTCCAATTCATGGTACAACCTGGAAAAGCCATAATAAATTGTGGTGAAGTTGAACATGCCTTGGCCCCATGTATAAGCTATCTTACTCAAGATGTTCAACCTTATCCTGCTTGTTGTAATGGTGTTAGAAAACTCAAAGGAATGGCTCTAACAGCGACTGATCAAAGATCACTATGTATCTGTCTCAGGAATGCTGCTAAGCGTTATTCAAACATCAAAGAGGATGCAATCCAAACTCTTCCTTACAAATGTGGGATCAAACTGGACTTTCCAATTTCATCAACCTTCAATTGCCAATG CATCAGCTAA